The Thermotoga sp. genome has a window encoding:
- the iolG gene encoding inositol 2-dehydrogenase, which translates to MKLGIIGLGRIGTIHAENTKLLENVELVAVSDIRIERAKEVAEKLKVKKVFADPEDLIHDPEVEAVMICSSTDTHALLVLECARARKHVFCEKPLSLDLAEVNKMIEAMKKAGKILFVGFNRRFDRNFRKVKEAVEKGEVGTPHILKITSRDPEPPPIEYVRISGGIFLDMTIHDFDMARYIMGEEVEEVYASGSVLVEEEIGKAGDVDTAVVVLRFKSGALGVIDNSRRAVYGYDQRLEVFGTKGKITVDNVRENTVVLTDEQGDRGSKYLYFFLERYKESYLEELKTFVNNVTENEPPAVSGEDGKMALLLGYAAKKSLKEKRPVRLEEFER; encoded by the coding sequence GTGAAGCTCGGGATAATCGGACTGGGACGTATAGGAACGATACACGCCGAAAACACAAAGCTCCTGGAAAACGTGGAACTGGTGGCGGTGTCCGATATAAGGATTGAAAGGGCAAAGGAAGTAGCCGAGAAGCTGAAAGTGAAAAAAGTCTTTGCCGATCCAGAAGATCTTATACATGATCCAGAAGTGGAAGCGGTGATGATCTGCTCCAGTACCGATACGCACGCACTTCTTGTCCTCGAATGTGCCAGGGCGCGAAAGCATGTGTTCTGTGAGAAACCCCTTTCCCTAGATCTGGCCGAGGTAAACAAGATGATAGAGGCGATGAAAAAAGCGGGGAAGATTCTTTTTGTTGGATTCAACCGGAGATTCGACAGGAACTTCAGAAAAGTGAAAGAGGCAGTAGAAAAAGGAGAAGTGGGTACGCCTCATATTTTGAAGATAACGAGCCGAGATCCCGAGCCACCTCCGATAGAGTACGTGAGGATTTCGGGGGGAATATTCCTCGACATGACCATACACGACTTCGATATGGCACGGTACATAATGGGTGAAGAAGTTGAGGAAGTCTACGCCAGTGGTTCTGTGTTGGTGGAGGAAGAGATAGGAAAAGCAGGGGACGTGGACACAGCTGTGGTCGTCCTGCGTTTCAAAAGTGGTGCTCTCGGTGTGATAGACAACTCCAGAAGGGCTGTTTATGGTTACGATCAAAGGCTGGAGGTCTTTGGAACAAAGGGGAAGATCACCGTTGACAACGTCAGAGAAAACACCGTCGTACTCACCGATGAACAGGGTGATCGCGGATCAAAGTATCTTTACTTCTTCCTGGAAAGGTACAAAGAATCCTATCTGGAAGAACTGAAGACGTTTGTTAACAACGTAACGGAAAATGAACCACCTGCGGTGAGTGGTGAGGACGGTAAAATGGCTCTTCTACTCGGTTATGCGGCAAAGAAATCTTTGAAAGAAAAGCGTCCTGTGAGACTGGAGGAGTTTGAACGATGA